In the Sulfitobacter pacificus genome, one interval contains:
- the nuoF gene encoding NADH-quinone oxidoreductase subunit NuoF: protein MLADQDRIFTNIYGMHDRTLKGAQSRGHWDGTADIIKKGAPWIVDQMKASGLRGRGGAGFPTGLKWSFMPKESDGRPSYLVINADESEPGTCKDREIMRHDPHTLIEGCLIASFAMNAHACYIYIRGEYIREREALQAAIDEAYDAGLVGKNACKSGWDFDIYLAHGAGAYICGEETALLESLEGKKGMPRMKPPFPAGAGLYGCPTTVNNVESIAVVPTILRRGPEWFAGFGRPNNAGTKLFAISGHVNNPCVVEEAMSITFEELIETHCGGIRGGWDNLKAVIPGGSSVPMIPGAQMKDAIMDFDYLREQRSGLGTAAVIVMDNSTDVIKAIWRLAKFYKHESCGQCTPCREGTGWMMRVMDRLVTGDAEPEEIDMLLDVTKQVEGHTICALGDAAAWPIQGLIRHFRDEIEDRIKHKRTGRVSAVAAE from the coding sequence ATGCTTGCAGATCAGGACCGCATTTTTACCAACATCTACGGCATGCATGACCGCACGCTGAAAGGTGCGCAAAGTCGCGGCCATTGGGATGGCACGGCGGATATCATCAAAAAGGGTGCGCCTTGGATCGTCGATCAGATGAAGGCATCCGGTTTGCGCGGGCGCGGTGGTGCGGGCTTCCCGACTGGTTTGAAATGGTCCTTCATGCCCAAGGAAAGCGATGGCCGCCCCAGCTATCTGGTGATCAACGCTGATGAATCAGAGCCGGGCACCTGTAAGGACCGCGAGATCATGCGCCACGATCCGCATACGCTGATCGAGGGCTGTCTGATTGCGTCTTTCGCGATGAACGCCCATGCCTGCTATATCTACATTCGCGGCGAATACATCCGCGAGCGCGAGGCGCTTCAAGCGGCGATTGACGAAGCCTATGATGCAGGCTTGGTCGGCAAGAACGCCTGTAAATCCGGTTGGGATTTCGACATCTATCTGGCGCATGGGGCGGGGGCCTATATCTGTGGCGAGGAAACCGCGCTGCTGGAAAGCCTTGAAGGCAAAAAGGGCATGCCCCGGATGAAACCGCCGTTCCCGGCAGGCGCGGGTCTTTATGGCTGCCCGACCACAGTGAACAATGTGGAATCGATTGCCGTCGTGCCAACCATCCTGCGCCGCGGGCCGGAATGGTTCGCCGGCTTTGGCCGTCCGAACAATGCCGGTACCAAGCTGTTTGCGATCAGCGGGCATGTGAACAACCCCTGTGTGGTTGAAGAGGCGATGTCGATCACCTTTGAAGAGTTGATCGAGACCCATTGCGGCGGCATTCGCGGCGGCTGGGACAACCTCAAGGCCGTGATCCCCGGTGGTTCTTCTGTGCCGATGATCCCCGGTGCACAGATGAAAGATGCGATCATGGATTTCGACTATCTGCGCGAGCAGCGTTCGGGTCTGGGCACCGCGGCGGTGATTGTCATGGATAACTCCACCGATGTGATCAAAGCGATCTGGCGGCTGGCGAAGTTCTATAAGCATGAAAGCTGCGGGCAATGTACGCCCTGCCGCGAGGGTACCGGCTGGATGATGCGGGTCATGGACCGTCTGGTGACAGGCGATGCAGAGCCGGAAGAAATCGACATGCTACTGGATGTGACCAAACAGGTTGAGGGCCACACGATTTGCGCGCTTGGCGATGCGGCGGCCTGGCCTATTCAGGGTCTGATCCGCCACTTCCGTGACGAGATCGAGGACCGGATCAAACACAAGCGCACGGGTCGTGTTTCTGCGGTGGCTGCGGAATGA
- a CDS encoding MAPEG family protein: protein MIDQFAEYSHAIAALAIWALMSIILGGLSTVGRTAETRSDCGKPIRDYANPVYRRERAFANAVEVSGPFIAATLAAILAGAAPFVVNLLASIFIAARIAMAVVHIGTENQPMRSAMFVIGWLCMIGLAISAIWAVF, encoded by the coding sequence ATGATTGACCAATTCGCAGAGTATAGCCACGCCATTGCTGCCCTAGCCATTTGGGCGTTGATGTCGATTATTCTTGGCGGGCTGTCGACTGTTGGGCGGACGGCGGAAACTCGAAGCGATTGTGGCAAACCCATTCGGGACTATGCCAATCCGGTGTACCGGCGTGAACGGGCTTTCGCCAATGCGGTAGAGGTTTCCGGCCCCTTCATTGCTGCGACACTGGCGGCGATTCTGGCCGGGGCTGCGCCGTTTGTGGTTAATCTTCTGGCGTCGATCTTCATTGCCGCGCGCATTGCCATGGCAGTTGTTCATATTGGGACGGAAAACCAGCCGATGCGGTCGGCCATGTTTGTGATTGGCTGGCTCTGCATGATCGGCCTGGCAATTTCGGCGATATGGGCGGTCTTCTGA